From Pontibacter actiniarum, a single genomic window includes:
- a CDS encoding YqaE/Pmp3 family membrane protein: MKIKNLLHLVVVLALGQFLFSCNSAEYYKFSADKPEAYNTVKAKPAPEAVETVEAVEPSVAEIALAANTEKEQLAKAEPALEANAAAAPAVAPRKAAEVVKAPTAKEELTLEKREMNVTEAKALAMAKERLSNMTKAEKKELKKEVKEAMRQGGSRTSIVEVILAILLPPLAVFLHDGIGTSFWINIILTLLFVLPGIIHALLVVTDTI; the protein is encoded by the coding sequence ATGAAGATCAAGAATTTACTCCATTTAGTTGTTGTACTCGCCCTGGGCCAGTTCCTGTTTTCCTGTAACTCTGCGGAGTACTACAAGTTCTCAGCCGACAAGCCTGAAGCCTACAACACAGTTAAAGCAAAGCCAGCCCCTGAAGCTGTTGAAACGGTTGAGGCCGTTGAGCCAAGCGTAGCAGAGATTGCACTGGCCGCGAACACTGAAAAAGAGCAGCTTGCGAAAGCTGAGCCAGCCCTTGAGGCCAACGCCGCCGCCGCGCCGGCTGTAGCCCCACGCAAGGCCGCAGAGGTAGTAAAGGCACCTACCGCTAAAGAAGAACTGACACTGGAAAAGCGCGAGATGAACGTGACAGAGGCAAAAGCGCTTGCCATGGCCAAGGAGCGTCTGTCTAACATGACAAAGGCGGAGAAGAAAGAGCTGAAGAAAGAGGTGAAAGAAGCCATGCGCCAAGGCGGCTCCCGTACTTCGATAGTTGAGGTAATCCTGGCGATCCTGCTTCCTCCGTTGGCTGTGTTCCTGCACGATGGCATCGGCACGTCCTTCTGGATCAACATCATCCTGACACTGCTCTTCGTGCTGCCTGGTATCATCCACGCCTTACTTGTTGTAACCGACACGATTTAA
- a CDS encoding N-formylglutamate amidohydrolase, whose protein sequence is MLRLILTCEHGGNTIPAAYQDLFTHEEELLQSHRGYDPGALELFGHLQELADKSFSATTSRLLVELNRSPGHKDVFSEITRPLPEQEKEKLLRQYYIPYREQVEGLIHDFVMAGRRVLHIAVHTFTPELDGEKREADIGLLYDPKREGEKTFSRAWKKMLQEQDEKLLVRYNYPYLGISDGFPTYLRRKFADGQYMGIELEVNQKFLQGPPERWEQVLQALKQSLAQLMLIHRKTRNGEAGT, encoded by the coding sequence ATGCTAAGACTCATACTAACCTGTGAACATGGCGGCAACACCATCCCCGCCGCTTATCAAGATCTATTCACCCACGAAGAGGAGCTACTGCAGTCGCACCGGGGCTACGACCCCGGCGCCCTAGAGCTGTTCGGGCACCTGCAGGAGCTGGCCGACAAGAGTTTCTCTGCCACCACCTCCCGGCTACTGGTGGAGCTGAACCGCTCCCCGGGGCATAAAGATGTTTTCTCGGAGATCACCAGGCCCTTGCCGGAGCAGGAGAAAGAGAAACTGCTGCGCCAGTACTACATACCCTACCGGGAGCAGGTAGAGGGCCTGATACATGATTTTGTAATGGCGGGGCGACGCGTGCTGCACATTGCGGTGCATACCTTTACCCCGGAGCTGGACGGCGAGAAGCGCGAGGCAGACATAGGCTTGCTCTATGACCCGAAGCGGGAGGGGGAGAAAACCTTTAGCAGAGCTTGGAAAAAGATGCTGCAGGAGCAGGACGAGAAGCTGCTCGTGCGCTACAATTATCCGTACCTGGGCATCTCAGATGGGTTTCCTACGTATCTTCGCCGTAAATTTGCAGACGGCCAGTACATGGGGATCGAGCTGGAGGTGAACCAGAAGTTCCTGCAAGGCCCACCGGAGCGGTGGGAGCAGGTGCTGCAGGCGCTAAAACAAAGCCTGGCACAGCTCATGCTTATCCACCGAAAGACCAGAAACGGAGAGGCAGGAACCTAA
- a CDS encoding carboxylate-amine ligase, which produces MNKPLHLFEGYGVELEYMIVHRQSLNVLPITDKLIYDEVGAYLSDVEFGDIAWSNELVLHVVELKTQGPVKSLVNLEQLFQKHVQKINRMLEEHEAMLLPTGAHPLMHPDTDTKLWPHEHNAVYEAYNRIFDCRGHGWANLQSTHLNLPFYNDEEFGRLHAAIRMVLPLVPALSASTPILEGSITGMADTRLEVYRKNQQKIPSITGKVVPEAVFTKAAYEQQIFQRMYRDIAPYDPEGTLQEEFLNSRGAIARFERNTIELRLLDIQESPVADMAVLQAVVAVVQALIAERWATLQELMLWQEDRLAEILLEVIQKGQKAVITDREFMRTFGYACEGSCTAGELWQYLVQETLELEEQPAVAQAIHIIVSRGNLSSRILEALGPAPTAEQITKVYRQLAACLQQGGVFLPDKAC; this is translated from the coding sequence ATGAATAAGCCATTGCACCTTTTCGAAGGCTACGGAGTAGAGCTGGAGTACATGATTGTGCACCGCCAAAGCCTGAATGTACTGCCCATTACAGACAAGCTGATTTACGACGAGGTAGGCGCATACCTGTCTGACGTGGAGTTTGGCGACATTGCCTGGAGCAACGAGCTGGTACTGCACGTGGTGGAGCTGAAGACACAGGGGCCGGTGAAGAGTCTGGTGAACCTGGAGCAGCTCTTTCAAAAGCATGTGCAGAAGATTAACCGGATGCTGGAAGAGCACGAGGCCATGCTGCTGCCCACGGGGGCACACCCGCTCATGCACCCCGATACAGACACAAAACTGTGGCCGCACGAGCACAACGCCGTCTACGAAGCCTACAACCGCATCTTCGACTGCCGTGGCCACGGCTGGGCCAACCTGCAAAGCACGCACCTTAACCTGCCCTTCTATAACGATGAGGAGTTTGGCAGGCTGCACGCCGCAATCCGGATGGTGTTGCCTCTGGTGCCTGCCTTAAGCGCCTCCACACCAATACTGGAGGGCAGCATAACAGGAATGGCCGACACACGGCTGGAGGTGTACCGGAAAAACCAGCAAAAGATTCCCAGCATCACCGGCAAAGTGGTGCCGGAGGCGGTGTTTACCAAAGCGGCTTACGAGCAGCAGATCTTCCAGCGAATGTACCGCGATATTGCCCCCTACGACCCGGAGGGCACCCTGCAGGAAGAGTTTCTGAACTCCCGCGGGGCCATTGCCCGCTTTGAGCGCAACACCATTGAGCTGCGCCTGCTGGACATCCAGGAGAGCCCGGTGGCAGACATGGCGGTGCTGCAGGCGGTGGTGGCGGTGGTGCAGGCGCTGATTGCTGAGCGCTGGGCTACCCTCCAGGAGCTGATGCTGTGGCAGGAAGACCGGCTTGCGGAGATACTTTTGGAGGTGATACAAAAAGGGCAAAAGGCCGTTATCACTGACCGGGAGTTTATGCGCACCTTTGGTTACGCCTGTGAGGGCAGCTGTACCGCCGGTGAGCTGTGGCAGTACCTGGTGCAGGAAACCCTGGAGCTGGAGGAGCAGCCAGCAGTTGCCCAAGCCATCCACATCATCGTGTCGCGCGGCAACCTCTCCAGCCGCATATTGGAGGCCCTGGGGCCTGCCCCCACAGCAGAACAGATTACCAAAGTATACCGCCAGCTGGCCGCGTGCCTGCAGCAAGGCGGAGTGTTTCTTCCCGATAAAGCATGCTAA
- a CDS encoding RimK family protein: protein MRKIVVVDYPKDWDEAIEDTEVVDAQTYLTNEAYTDIRNARIFNLCRSYRYQSAGYYVSLLAEARGHKPIPSVTTMQDLRSPTIVRAITVEIENLIQKSLAGLRSTNFTLSIYFGQNLAQKYEKLCKALHDHFQAPLLRAQFVHKEDHWVLQSISHVPINEVPESHYQYLKEYARAYFARHRFSGARISRKAYDLAILVDPAEKAPPSNEKAIHHFVEAAEGLGFYTELITKDDYRRLPEFDALFIRETTAVNHHTYRFARKAFADGLVVIDDPVSILRCTNKVYLAELLTKAKVPIPKTMIIHKDNRNQVEAELGLPCVLKKPDSSFSQGVVKAKDKESLKRELDEMLDDSELIIGQEYTPTEFDWRIGVLDKQPLFACKYYMAKGHWQIYNWNGKKKQDEEGDGEVIPFEEVPFHVLHTALKAANLIGNGLYGVDLKEIDGKAYVIEVNDNPSIDAGVEDKILKKDLYTSIIKSIKQRIDNHKNGRTNE, encoded by the coding sequence ATGCGTAAAATAGTTGTTGTTGATTATCCCAAGGATTGGGATGAGGCGATAGAAGACACCGAGGTGGTGGACGCCCAGACTTACCTCACCAACGAGGCCTACACCGACATCCGGAACGCCCGAATCTTTAACCTCTGCCGGTCTTACCGCTACCAGAGCGCCGGCTACTACGTTTCGCTGCTGGCCGAGGCGCGCGGGCACAAGCCGATTCCGAGCGTCACCACCATGCAGGACCTCCGGAGCCCGACCATAGTGCGCGCCATAACGGTTGAAATCGAGAACCTGATTCAGAAGAGCCTGGCGGGGCTGCGCTCCACGAACTTCACCCTGAGCATCTACTTTGGCCAAAACCTGGCGCAGAAGTACGAAAAGCTCTGTAAGGCACTGCACGACCACTTCCAGGCACCGCTCCTGCGTGCGCAGTTTGTGCACAAAGAAGACCACTGGGTACTGCAGAGCATATCGCACGTGCCGATTAACGAAGTGCCGGAAAGCCACTACCAGTACCTGAAGGAGTACGCCAGAGCCTATTTTGCACGCCATCGCTTTTCCGGTGCGCGCATCTCTCGCAAGGCATACGACCTGGCCATACTGGTAGACCCGGCAGAAAAGGCCCCGCCTTCCAACGAGAAAGCCATCCACCATTTTGTGGAGGCCGCCGAAGGCCTGGGCTTCTACACCGAGTTGATTACCAAGGATGACTACCGCCGCCTGCCGGAGTTTGACGCGCTCTTTATAAGGGAGACAACCGCCGTGAACCACCATACCTACCGTTTTGCCCGCAAGGCCTTCGCTGACGGGTTGGTGGTGATAGACGACCCGGTTTCGATTCTCCGCTGCACCAACAAGGTGTACCTGGCCGAGCTGCTGACGAAGGCAAAGGTGCCGATCCCGAAGACCATGATCATCCATAAAGACAACCGAAACCAGGTAGAGGCAGAGCTGGGGCTGCCCTGTGTGCTCAAAAAGCCAGACAGCTCCTTCTCGCAGGGCGTGGTGAAGGCCAAGGATAAGGAAAGCCTAAAGAGGGAGCTCGATGAAATGCTGGACGACTCCGAGCTGATTATTGGGCAGGAGTACACGCCCACCGAATTTGACTGGCGCATCGGCGTGCTGGACAAGCAGCCGCTGTTCGCCTGCAAGTACTACATGGCCAAAGGACACTGGCAGATATACAACTGGAACGGGAAAAAGAAGCAGGATGAGGAGGGAGACGGCGAGGTGATTCCGTTTGAGGAAGTGCCGTTTCATGTGCTGCACACGGCCCTGAAAGCGGCCAACCTGATCGGCAACGGCCTGTATGGCGTGGACCTGAAGGAGATAGACGGCAAGGCCTACGTTATAGAAGTGAACGATAACCCGAGCATTGATGCCGGCGTTGAGGATAAAATCCTGAAAAAGGACCTGTATACCTCCATTATAAAGTCTATCAAACAGCGCATCGACAACCATAAAAACGGCAGAACGAATGAATAA
- a CDS encoding MCP four helix bundle domain-containing protein, whose product MSWSFQIKQRDRIALALAAVFLIIVLANWFVNYSMTQVSGQFRSVYEDRLVPALDISAMQERYYQNRLLVEEHLLSQDPALQKQLAQEIRANEAELDSLVLKFKHTYLTSQEQQDLQAFLQADRQFRDTQQAILARSHAGDKPAATDMYKKEGAQAFQQLLEPLHALSQLQEKVGHELYANAERQMKSLKVLSYLVIALAVILALLVGTLMQTSRKLRNVMPQKFHLN is encoded by the coding sequence ATGAGTTGGAGCTTTCAGATAAAGCAGCGCGATAGAATTGCCCTCGCCCTGGCCGCTGTTTTCTTGATCATTGTGCTGGCCAACTGGTTTGTGAACTACAGCATGACCCAGGTGAGCGGGCAGTTCCGGTCGGTGTATGAGGACAGGCTGGTGCCGGCGCTCGATATTTCGGCTATGCAGGAGCGCTACTATCAAAACAGGCTGCTGGTGGAGGAGCACCTGCTCAGCCAGGACCCGGCGTTGCAGAAGCAGCTGGCGCAGGAAATTCGAGCCAATGAGGCCGAGCTGGACTCGCTGGTGCTCAAGTTCAAGCATACCTACCTGACAAGCCAGGAGCAGCAGGACCTGCAGGCTTTTCTGCAGGCTGACCGGCAGTTCAGGGATACGCAGCAGGCGATACTTGCCCGTAGCCACGCCGGCGATAAACCAGCTGCCACGGACATGTACAAAAAAGAAGGCGCACAGGCGTTCCAGCAACTGCTGGAGCCCCTGCACGCCCTAAGTCAGCTTCAGGAGAAAGTGGGACACGAGCTCTACGCCAATGCGGAGCGCCAGATGAAGTCGTTGAAGGTGCTCTCCTACCTGGTTATTGCGCTCGCGGTAATTCTGGCCCTGCTGGTGGGCACGCTCATGCAAACCTCCCGCAAGCTACGCAACGTTATGCCGCAGAAGTTTCACCTCAACTAA
- the argH gene encoding argininosuccinate lyase, which produces MKLWQKSTAVAAEIEKFTVGRDAELDLELARFDVLGSLAHTQMLQSIGLLTAEELQVLQAELKRIYKTVEAGEFAIEPGVEDVHSQVELELTRRVGEAGKKIHSGRSRNDQVLVDLKLYFRHQLQEVVQEVQALFEVLQAQSEKYKHVLLPGYTHLQVAMPSSFGLWFGAYAESLVDDVQLLLAAYKIADKNPLGSAAGYGSSFPLNRQMTTDLLGFEAMNYNVVYAQMGRGKTERTVATALAAVAATMARMSMDLCLYMSQNFSFITLPDHLTTGSSIMPHKKNPDVFELLRGKCNRLQALPTDISMLLINLPSGYHREMQLLKESLFPAFQELKSCLQMMAYMAEQVQVREDILKDDKYKYLFSVDAVNELVLQGTAFRDAYKAVGEQIEAGTFEAPAAATHTHEGSIGNLCNQEIAEQMQQLVDSFNFERVANAYSSLTAEA; this is translated from the coding sequence ATGAAGCTTTGGCAAAAAAGTACGGCAGTAGCCGCTGAGATAGAGAAATTTACTGTTGGGCGCGATGCGGAGCTCGACCTGGAACTGGCGCGCTTCGATGTGCTGGGCTCCCTGGCGCACACGCAGATGCTCCAAAGTATAGGCCTGCTCACGGCCGAAGAGCTGCAGGTGCTGCAGGCGGAACTAAAGCGCATTTACAAAACCGTAGAGGCCGGGGAGTTCGCTATCGAGCCGGGGGTGGAGGACGTTCACTCGCAGGTAGAGCTGGAACTGACGCGCCGGGTGGGAGAGGCAGGCAAGAAGATCCACAGCGGCCGCTCCCGCAACGACCAGGTGCTGGTGGACCTCAAGCTGTACTTCCGCCACCAGCTGCAGGAGGTAGTGCAGGAGGTGCAGGCCCTGTTTGAGGTGCTGCAGGCCCAGAGCGAAAAGTACAAGCACGTGCTGCTGCCCGGCTATACGCACCTGCAGGTGGCCATGCCATCGTCGTTTGGTCTGTGGTTCGGTGCCTATGCCGAGAGCCTGGTAGATGATGTGCAGCTGCTGCTGGCTGCCTACAAAATAGCCGACAAGAACCCGTTGGGTTCTGCTGCCGGCTATGGTTCTTCGTTCCCGCTGAACCGCCAGATGACGACCGATTTACTGGGTTTTGAGGCAATGAACTACAACGTGGTGTATGCGCAGATGGGCCGAGGCAAAACCGAGCGTACCGTGGCAACGGCCTTAGCTGCGGTAGCAGCCACCATGGCCCGCATGAGCATGGACCTGTGCCTGTACATGAGCCAGAACTTCAGCTTTATCACGCTGCCCGACCACCTGACTACCGGCTCCAGCATTATGCCGCACAAGAAGAACCCGGATGTGTTTGAGCTGCTGCGCGGCAAGTGCAACAGGCTTCAGGCCCTGCCAACCGACATCAGCATGCTTCTCATTAACCTGCCCTCCGGCTACCACCGCGAAATGCAGCTGCTGAAGGAGAGCCTGTTCCCGGCATTCCAGGAGCTGAAGAGTTGCCTGCAGATGATGGCTTACATGGCCGAACAGGTGCAGGTGCGGGAGGATATCTTGAAAGATGACAAGTATAAATACCTGTTTAGCGTGGATGCCGTGAACGAGCTGGTACTGCAGGGCACAGCCTTCCGGGATGCCTACAAGGCCGTGGGAGAGCAGATAGAAGCCGGAACGTTTGAAGCACCGGCAGCGGCCACGCACACCCACGAGGGCAGCATCGGCAACCTTTGCAATCAGGAAATAGCCGAACAGATGCAGCAGCTGGTTGACAGCTTTAACTTTGAGCGGGTAGCGAATGCCTATAGCAGCCTGACCGCTGAAGCCTAA
- a CDS encoding M20 family metallo-hydrolase, whose translation MEQQELYQQAVALLQQLISTPSFSKEEDKTAAVLAQFLQQHGVEEVHQQQHNIWAFNKHFNPNLPTLLLNSHHDTVKPNSGYTRNPFEPSIEEGILYGLGSNDAGGCLVSLIATFLHYYARTDLKYNLVLAATAEEEISGRNGIESILPQLGKLDVAIVGEPTEMHLAVAEKGLLVLDCTARGKAGHAAREEGINAIYEALPDMAWFRDYRFARESEHLGPVKMSVTMVQAGTQHNVVPESCTFTVDVRLTDAYTMEEVLETISQHVKAEVNPRSTRLKPSSIPMEHPLVQAGLRMGRQTYGSPTTSDQALLPIPSLKMGPGFSGRSHMADEFIHLHEIEEGIKLYMELLDRVIVQKV comes from the coding sequence ATGGAGCAGCAAGAACTTTACCAGCAGGCCGTGGCGCTGCTACAGCAGCTCATCAGCACGCCATCCTTTAGTAAGGAGGAGGACAAAACTGCCGCTGTGCTTGCACAGTTCCTGCAGCAGCACGGGGTGGAAGAAGTGCACCAGCAACAACATAACATCTGGGCCTTCAATAAACACTTTAACCCGAACCTGCCCACGCTGCTTCTCAACTCCCACCACGATACCGTAAAGCCAAACTCGGGCTATACCCGGAATCCCTTTGAGCCGAGCATAGAAGAGGGCATCCTTTACGGCCTGGGCAGCAACGATGCAGGCGGTTGCCTTGTCTCGCTTATCGCCACTTTCCTGCACTACTATGCGCGCACGGACCTGAAGTATAACCTGGTGCTGGCAGCTACCGCGGAAGAGGAAATCAGCGGCCGCAACGGCATCGAAAGCATCCTTCCGCAGCTGGGCAAGCTGGATGTTGCCATTGTAGGCGAGCCAACGGAGATGCACCTGGCCGTAGCCGAGAAGGGCCTGCTGGTGCTCGACTGCACCGCCAGGGGCAAAGCAGGTCATGCCGCAAGAGAGGAAGGGATTAACGCGATTTACGAAGCACTGCCGGATATGGCGTGGTTCCGAGACTACAGGTTCGCTCGGGAATCGGAGCACCTGGGCCCGGTGAAAATGAGCGTGACCATGGTGCAGGCGGGCACGCAGCACAACGTAGTGCCGGAAAGCTGTACCTTTACCGTGGATGTGCGCCTGACCGACGCCTATACCATGGAGGAGGTGCTCGAAACAATCAGCCAGCACGTAAAGGCGGAGGTAAATCCCCGCTCCACGCGGCTGAAGCCATCCAGCATCCCGATGGAGCACCCGCTGGTGCAGGCGGGGCTGCGTATGGGGCGCCAAACCTACGGCTCCCCAACCACCTCGGACCAGGCGCTACTGCCCATTCCGTCGCTCAAAATGGGGCCGGGCTTCTCCGGCCGCTCGCATATGGCCGACGAATTCATTCACCTCCACGAAATAGAGGAAGGTATTAAACTTTACATGGAGCTGCTGGATAGGGTGATCGTTCAGAAAGTATAA
- the argB gene encoding acetylglutamate kinase: MIIVKIGGNILDNPARLQAFLIDFAQLAGPKLLVHGGGKIASATGQRLGITPKMVEGRRITDAETLELVTMVYGGLVNKQVVAKLQALGCNAIGLTGADANIIPARKRPVKTIDYGFAGDVDGPESINAKALEALLEAGLTPVFAPLTHDTQGSMLNTNADTIASVLATALATAFTVQLVYCFEKKGVLQNAGDDNAVIPHINQDKYKALKEEGVVNAGMVPKLDNAFAALQQGVAQVLICEAESLPRIHTGHYSGTTLSLN, translated from the coding sequence ATGATTATAGTAAAAATAGGCGGTAACATCCTGGATAACCCGGCGCGGCTGCAAGCGTTTTTGATTGATTTTGCGCAGCTGGCGGGCCCAAAGCTGCTGGTACACGGCGGGGGCAAGATAGCCTCCGCCACGGGCCAGCGGCTTGGCATCACTCCCAAAATGGTAGAAGGCCGCCGCATTACAGATGCCGAGACGCTGGAACTGGTGACGATGGTGTACGGCGGGCTGGTGAATAAGCAGGTAGTGGCAAAGCTGCAGGCGCTGGGCTGCAACGCCATCGGCCTGACGGGTGCCGACGCCAACATAATTCCGGCCCGGAAGCGCCCTGTTAAAACGATAGACTATGGCTTTGCCGGCGATGTGGATGGCCCGGAAAGTATAAACGCAAAGGCGCTGGAGGCTCTTTTGGAAGCTGGCCTGACGCCCGTGTTTGCCCCGCTCACCCACGATACCCAGGGCAGCATGCTCAACACTAACGCCGACACCATTGCCTCGGTGCTGGCCACGGCGCTGGCCACGGCCTTTACCGTGCAGCTGGTTTACTGCTTCGAGAAGAAAGGTGTGCTGCAGAATGCAGGGGATGATAACGCTGTCATCCCGCACATCAACCAGGACAAGTATAAGGCCCTGAAAGAGGAAGGCGTTGTAAATGCAGGCATGGTGCCGAAGCTGGACAATGCCTTTGCCGCCCTGCAGCAGGGTGTGGCGCAGGTGCTGATCTGTGAGGCGGAATCGCTGCCAAGAATACACACCGGCCACTACAGCGGCACCACCCTAAGCCTGAACTAA
- a CDS encoding acetylornithine carbamoyltransferase: MKKYTSVHDVADLNQLVEEAQHLKENPYKYKALGENKTLGLIFLNPSLRTRLSTQKAGQNLGMNVIVMNLDKEGWALETQEGAIMNGSTVEHIKEAAAVMGEYCDIIGIRSFPKLQNRDEDYNEELLQQFIKYSKKPIVSLESATRHPLQSLADLLTIRENAEAGKRPKVVLSWAPHIKPIPQCVANSFAEWMGQADVELVITHPEGYELADEFTKNATVTTNQQEALQDADFVYVKNWSSYTNYGQVLTDGEGWMLTNEKLQVTNNAKVMHCLPVRRNVELSDEILDGPASLVLQQANNRTYAAQAVLKRMLEAI; the protein is encoded by the coding sequence ATGAAAAAATATACATCTGTGCATGATGTGGCCGACCTGAACCAACTGGTTGAGGAGGCGCAGCACCTGAAAGAAAACCCTTACAAGTACAAAGCCCTGGGCGAGAACAAAACCCTTGGCCTCATATTCCTGAACCCAAGCCTGCGCACGCGCCTGAGCACCCAGAAGGCCGGGCAAAACCTGGGCATGAACGTGATCGTGATGAACCTGGACAAGGAAGGCTGGGCGCTGGAAACGCAGGAGGGAGCCATCATGAACGGCAGCACCGTGGAGCATATCAAGGAGGCTGCCGCCGTGATGGGCGAGTACTGCGATATTATCGGCATCCGCTCGTTTCCTAAGCTGCAGAACCGCGACGAAGACTATAACGAAGAGCTGCTGCAGCAATTTATAAAGTACAGCAAAAAGCCAATCGTGAGCCTGGAGTCGGCCACGCGCCACCCGCTGCAAAGCCTGGCAGACCTGCTTACCATAAGAGAGAACGCGGAGGCCGGCAAGCGGCCGAAAGTTGTGCTGAGCTGGGCACCGCACATCAAGCCAATCCCGCAGTGTGTCGCCAACTCCTTTGCCGAGTGGATGGGGCAGGCCGATGTGGAGCTTGTGATTACGCACCCGGAGGGCTATGAACTGGCCGACGAGTTCACGAAGAATGCCACAGTTACCACGAACCAGCAGGAGGCGCTGCAGGACGCTGATTTCGTGTACGTAAAGAACTGGTCGAGCTACACCAACTACGGCCAGGTGCTTACCGACGGCGAAGGCTGGATGCTGACCAACGAAAAGCTGCAGGTAACCAACAACGCCAAAGTAATGCACTGCCTGCCGGTGCGCCGCAACGTGGAGCTGAGCGACGAAATCTTAGACGGGCCAGCCTCACTGGTGCTACAGCAGGCAAACAACCGCACCTACGCGGCCCAGGCTGTGCTCAAGCGCATGCTGGAGGCGATTTAA
- a CDS encoding aspartate aminotransferase family protein — protein MNVFDVYPLFDITPVRAQGAYVWDDKGNRYLDLYGGHAVISIGHSHPHYVKRIARQLYDIGFYSNSVQMPLQHELAGKLGQLSGYSDYSLFLCNSGAEANENALKLASFHTGRKKVIAFKGAFHGRTSAAVAATDDEKIQAPINKTDNIIFLPLNNLSAFCDALQEHGPELAAVIVEGIQGVGGVQLPEPAFLKALAAGCEKVGALLILDEVQSGYGRSGKFFAHQHAEVKPHLITMAKGMGNGFPIGGVLISPEIEAKHGMLGTTFGGNYLACAAALAVLEVLKEESLMANAQHVGNRLMRELRELPGVKDVRGQGLMIGVELDRPCAGIRKQLLDEYQIFTGSSSDKNTLRLLPPLCIGVREVEKFLQAFEAILYQSEPQAI, from the coding sequence ATGAATGTATTTGATGTTTATCCGCTCTTCGATATAACGCCCGTTCGGGCACAGGGCGCCTATGTCTGGGATGACAAAGGCAATCGCTACCTCGACCTCTACGGCGGCCACGCCGTTATCTCCATCGGTCACAGCCACCCGCATTACGTAAAGCGCATCGCGCGCCAGCTATACGACATCGGCTTTTATTCTAATTCGGTGCAGATGCCCCTGCAGCACGAGCTGGCCGGTAAGCTGGGCCAGCTGAGCGGCTACAGCGACTACAGCCTTTTCCTGTGCAACTCCGGGGCGGAGGCAAACGAGAATGCGCTGAAGCTGGCGTCCTTCCACACCGGTCGCAAAAAAGTCATCGCTTTTAAAGGGGCCTTCCACGGGCGTACTTCCGCAGCCGTGGCCGCCACCGACGACGAGAAGATCCAGGCACCCATCAACAAGACGGATAACATCATCTTCCTTCCGCTTAACAACCTGTCCGCATTCTGCGATGCGCTGCAGGAGCACGGCCCAGAACTGGCCGCCGTGATTGTGGAAGGCATTCAGGGCGTGGGCGGTGTGCAGCTGCCGGAGCCAGCTTTTCTGAAGGCACTGGCTGCCGGCTGCGAGAAAGTGGGCGCTCTCCTGATACTGGACGAGGTACAGTCGGGCTACGGACGCTCGGGTAAATTCTTTGCCCACCAGCACGCAGAGGTAAAGCCGCACCTGATCACCATGGCCAAAGGCATGGGTAACGGCTTCCCGATTGGCGGGGTCTTGATCAGCCCTGAGATAGAGGCAAAGCATGGCATGCTGGGCACCACCTTTGGTGGCAACTACCTGGCCTGCGCCGCTGCACTGGCTGTGCTGGAGGTGCTCAAAGAAGAGAGCCTGATGGCAAACGCCCAGCACGTAGGCAACCGCCTGATGCGAGAGCTGCGTGAGTTACCGGGTGTAAAGGATGTTCGCGGGCAGGGACTGATGATCGGCGTAGAGCTGGACAGACCATGTGCCGGCATCCGAAAGCAGCTGCTGGACGAGTACCAGATCTTCACGGGCTCCTCGTCAGACAAAAACACCCTGCGACTCCTGCCGCCGCTGTGCATCGGCGTGCGCGAGGTAGAGAAGTTCCTGCAGGCTTTCGAAGCCATCCTTTATCAATCTGAACCACAAGCCATCTAA